One window of Leifsonia sp. AK011 genomic DNA carries:
- the hemW gene encoding radical SAM family heme chaperone HemW — translation MPGALPLGDPAPRDGSLPASVAEGASERRFGVYVHVPFCRVRCGYCDFNTYTAEELRGTRRSDYAEQAQAEISLAQAVLERAGLPSRAPSTVFFGGGTPTLLPVTDLAAMLAAIRDSWGMEPDAEVTTEANPDSVDLEYLLALRDAGFTRVSFGMQSAVPHVLATLERTHDPERIPLVVDWARQAGLDVSLDLIYGTPGESLDDWRASLEQAIAQKPDHLSAYALIIEEGTKLASQIRRGQVAMPDDDLQADMYELADGMLAEAGYDWYEVSNWSSGPGHESRHNLAYWQGQDWWGVGPGAHSHIGGVRWWNVKHPAAYADRIAIGDSPAAGRETLDASTRYLEEVLLASRIRDGLSIDRLESSARTAVAGLIADGLVEGAAAIAGRLQLTLRGRLLADAVVRRLTE, via the coding sequence ATGCCGGGCGCGCTGCCGCTCGGGGATCCGGCACCCCGCGACGGTTCGCTTCCCGCATCGGTCGCGGAGGGGGCGTCGGAACGGCGTTTCGGCGTCTACGTGCATGTGCCGTTCTGCCGAGTACGCTGCGGATACTGCGATTTCAACACCTACACGGCGGAGGAACTCAGGGGCACACGCCGCAGCGACTACGCCGAGCAGGCGCAGGCCGAGATCTCGCTGGCGCAGGCGGTCCTTGAGCGAGCGGGCCTCCCCTCGCGTGCACCGTCGACAGTGTTCTTCGGCGGAGGCACGCCGACCCTCCTCCCCGTGACGGATCTCGCCGCGATGCTGGCGGCCATCCGCGACTCGTGGGGCATGGAGCCGGATGCGGAGGTCACGACCGAGGCGAACCCGGACTCCGTCGATCTCGAGTACCTCCTCGCGTTGCGCGACGCCGGATTCACGCGCGTCTCGTTTGGCATGCAGTCCGCCGTGCCACACGTTCTAGCCACTCTCGAGCGCACGCACGATCCTGAGCGCATTCCGCTCGTCGTCGACTGGGCGCGTCAGGCAGGGCTCGATGTCTCACTCGACCTCATCTACGGCACGCCGGGGGAGTCGCTCGACGACTGGCGAGCGTCCCTCGAGCAGGCGATCGCGCAGAAGCCCGATCACCTCTCCGCCTACGCGCTCATCATCGAGGAGGGCACGAAACTCGCCTCGCAGATCCGCCGCGGACAGGTCGCGATGCCCGACGACGACCTGCAGGCCGACATGTACGAGCTCGCAGACGGGATGCTCGCCGAAGCGGGATACGACTGGTACGAGGTGTCCAACTGGAGCTCGGGCCCCGGGCACGAATCCCGCCACAACCTCGCGTACTGGCAGGGACAGGACTGGTGGGGTGTCGGACCGGGCGCCCACAGTCATATCGGCGGCGTGCGCTGGTGGAACGTCAAGCATCCCGCTGCGTACGCGGACCGTATCGCCATCGGCGATTCGCCCGCGGCAGGGCGGGAGACGCTGGATGCCTCGACGCGCTACCTCGAGGAGGTGCTCCTGGCATCCCGTATCCGCGATGGGCTCTCGATCGACCGCCTCGAGTCGAGCGCTCGTACCGCGGTGGCTGGTCTCATCGCGGACGGTCTCGTGGAGGGTGCCGCCGCCATCGCTGGGCGCCTCCAACTGACCCTCAGAGGTCGGCTCCTGGCCGACGCCGTCGTGCGACGGCTCACCGAGTAG
- a CDS encoding NAD(P)-dependent oxidoreductase, giving the protein MRIAVTGGSGKLGRAVVAHLRENGHEVLVIDRVAERSETSVVVDLTDYGQVADVLQGLDDRHSGLDAVVHLAAIPAPGLAPDAAIFHNNMLSTYNVLQAARRAGIKRIVTASSETVLGLPFETPPPYIPVDEEYDTRPESTYSLAKHLEEELARKLVRWDPELSITALRFSNVMSPEDYADFASWQDDASIRKWNLWGYIDGRDGGQAVLRALELSRPGFGVFIIAAADTVMERDNASLVADVFPGVEVRGDLGEHDTMLSIAKARRVLGYEPKHSWRDA; this is encoded by the coding sequence ATGAGAATAGCCGTCACCGGAGGCAGTGGAAAACTCGGGCGTGCCGTCGTCGCCCACCTGCGAGAGAACGGGCACGAGGTGCTCGTGATCGACCGCGTGGCCGAGCGGAGCGAGACATCCGTCGTCGTTGACCTCACGGACTACGGCCAGGTCGCCGACGTGCTGCAGGGCCTCGATGACCGCCACAGCGGCCTCGACGCGGTGGTGCACCTCGCCGCGATTCCGGCTCCGGGCCTGGCTCCGGATGCCGCGATCTTCCACAACAACATGCTGTCGACCTACAACGTGCTTCAGGCCGCCCGCCGCGCCGGTATCAAACGCATCGTGACCGCCTCGAGCGAGACGGTGCTCGGGTTGCCGTTCGAGACTCCCCCGCCGTATATCCCCGTCGACGAGGAGTACGACACGCGCCCCGAGTCGACGTACTCCCTTGCGAAGCACCTCGAGGAGGAGCTCGCCCGCAAGCTCGTGCGGTGGGACCCGGAGCTGTCGATCACGGCGCTGCGCTTCTCGAACGTGATGTCGCCCGAGGACTACGCGGACTTCGCCTCGTGGCAGGATGACGCATCCATCCGTAAGTGGAACCTCTGGGGTTACATCGACGGCCGCGATGGCGGCCAGGCCGTGCTGCGTGCGCTCGAGCTGTCGCGCCCGGGATTCGGCGTCTTCATCATCGCCGCGGCGGACACGGTCATGGAGCGCGACAACGCGTCACTCGTGGCCGACGTGTTCCCCGGGGTCGAGGTGCGCGGCGACCTCGGCGAGCACGACACCATGCTCTCGATCGCGAAGGCACGGAGGGTGCTCGGCTACGAGCCGAAGCACAGCTGGCGCGACGCGTAG
- a CDS encoding DUF1990 domain-containing protein: MTYAAVGATQAGDLLAFPPTGFRPMVRRVRIGHGEQRFDFAWSEALSWGIQRRSGFEVHVAEAPPEIREQTYVPLSFDEEGNPVAARPIDHSMFGPDGTPFLVPGDSATLVIPVFGISAVKAPARVVYVIDEPTRKGFAYGTLPGHPESGEEAFVVELMPDGSVWLTITAISRPSAWFWWMCYPILKMFQAFYTRRYLSSLSGPLPTSVKVEPAE, encoded by the coding sequence GTGACCTACGCCGCCGTCGGCGCGACACAGGCCGGTGACCTCCTCGCGTTCCCTCCCACGGGTTTCCGTCCAATGGTTCGCCGGGTGCGGATCGGCCACGGCGAACAGCGATTCGACTTCGCCTGGTCCGAGGCGCTCAGCTGGGGCATCCAGCGTCGCAGCGGCTTCGAGGTGCATGTCGCCGAGGCGCCGCCCGAGATCCGCGAGCAGACGTACGTGCCGCTCTCGTTCGACGAGGAGGGCAACCCCGTTGCCGCGCGCCCGATCGATCATTCGATGTTCGGGCCGGACGGCACGCCGTTCCTCGTGCCCGGCGACAGCGCGACTCTCGTCATCCCCGTCTTCGGTATCTCCGCGGTCAAGGCCCCCGCGCGGGTCGTCTACGTCATCGACGAGCCGACTCGCAAGGGCTTCGCGTACGGCACGCTGCCGGGGCATCCCGAGTCCGGCGAGGAGGCCTTCGTCGTCGAACTGATGCCGGATGGCTCCGTCTGGCTGACGATCACCGCCATTTCGAGGCCTTCCGCCTGGTTCTGGTGGATGTGCTACCCGATCCTCAAGATGTTCCAGGCGTTCTACACGAGGCGCTACCTGAGCTCACTCAGTGGGCCCCTCCCCACCTCGGTCAAGGTGGAGCCGGCCGAATAG
- a CDS encoding nitroreductase family deazaflavin-dependent oxidoreductase, protein MNRTVRAFTAALMRSPARFVLRPVITPLDRAIFRISGGRWKLSAPMIPSLVLYTTGAKSGLRREVPLMCFPRDDGTWFIAGSNFGMENHPAWSTNLLVNPDAEVHYRRELLPVRAELLEPTEREAVWPELEEQWPNYRDYEKTALRDIRVFRLVRR, encoded by the coding sequence ATGAACCGGACTGTCCGCGCGTTCACCGCTGCCCTGATGCGGAGCCCTGCCCGGTTCGTGCTCCGACCCGTCATCACTCCTCTCGACCGTGCGATCTTCCGCATCTCAGGAGGCAGGTGGAAGCTCAGCGCCCCGATGATCCCCTCCCTCGTGCTCTACACGACGGGCGCCAAGTCCGGCCTCCGGCGGGAGGTGCCGCTCATGTGCTTCCCCAGGGACGACGGCACCTGGTTCATCGCTGGCAGCAACTTCGGCATGGAGAACCACCCGGCCTGGAGCACCAACCTGCTGGTGAACCCGGATGCCGAGGTCCACTACCGTCGTGAGCTGCTCCCGGTTCGAGCCGAACTGTTGGAGCCCACGGAGCGCGAAGCGGTGTGGCCGGAGCTCGAGGAGCAGTGGCCGAACTACCGCGACTACGAGAAGACGGCGCTGCGTGACATCCGAGTCTTCCGTCTGGTGCGACGCTGA